Proteins encoded together in one Benincasa hispida cultivar B227 chromosome 1, ASM972705v1, whole genome shotgun sequence window:
- the LOC120067120 gene encoding uncharacterized protein LOC120067120 isoform X3 translates to MDAQTIREKIVLCETIIDGSSIMEIGGEGITMKPIAFAMSLSFTAVVSQEAANVFIMDPKATIQFGQTWKGHSAPFVAEFYSRGEHINSDMFKKMDMELMTFVTRKFTSPISTCLVEVYTPEAIKGQS, encoded by the exons ATGGATGCTCAAACGATTAGAGAAAAGATCGTTCTATGTGAAACCATAATTGATGGTTCTTCAATTATGGAAATAGGAGGGGAAGGGATTACCATGAAGCCTATTGCATTTGCCATGTCCTTGTCATTTACAGCAGTTGTTTCTCAAGAAGCTGCCAATGTCTTCATAAT GGACCCAAAAGCCACTATTCAATTTGGTCAAACTTGGAAGGGTCACTCAGCTCCTTTTGTTGCTGAGTTCTACTCTAGAGGCGAACATATCAATTCAGACATGTTCAAG AAGATGGACATGGAGTTGATGACTTTTGTTACCAGAAAATTTACTTCACCAATTTCAACTTGCCTTGTTGAAGTTTATACACCTGAAGCTATTAAGGGTCAAAGTTGA
- the LOC120067120 gene encoding uncharacterized protein LOC120067120 isoform X2 — MDAQTIREKIVLCETIIDGSSIMEIGGEGITMKPIAFAMSLSFTAVVSQEAANVFIMDPKATIQFGQTWKGHSAPFVAEFYSRGEHINSDMFKFTIRQPNLIVPSGRYSPVGLSSVYYVEDGHGVDDFCYQKIYFTNFNLPC, encoded by the exons ATGGATGCTCAAACGATTAGAGAAAAGATCGTTCTATGTGAAACCATAATTGATGGTTCTTCAATTATGGAAATAGGAGGGGAAGGGATTACCATGAAGCCTATTGCATTTGCCATGTCCTTGTCATTTACAGCAGTTGTTTCTCAAGAAGCTGCCAATGTCTTCATAAT GGACCCAAAAGCCACTATTCAATTTGGTCAAACTTGGAAGGGTCACTCAGCTCCTTTTGTTGCTGAGTTCTACTCTAGAGGCGAACATATCAATTCAGACATGTTCAAG TTCACAATCAGACAGCCTAATCTCATTGTGCCCAGTGGCAGATACTCACCGGTTGGTTTGTCGTCAGTCTATTATG TAGAAGATGGACATGGAGTTGATGACTTTTGTTACCAGAAAATTTACTTCACCAATTTCAACTTGCCTTGTTGA
- the LOC120067120 gene encoding uncharacterized protein LOC120067120 isoform X4 gives MDAQTIREKIVLCETIIDGSSIMEIGGEGITMKPIAFAMSLSFTAVVSQEAANVFIMDPKATIQFGQTWKGHSAPFVAEFYSRGEHINSDMFK, from the exons ATGGATGCTCAAACGATTAGAGAAAAGATCGTTCTATGTGAAACCATAATTGATGGTTCTTCAATTATGGAAATAGGAGGGGAAGGGATTACCATGAAGCCTATTGCATTTGCCATGTCCTTGTCATTTACAGCAGTTGTTTCTCAAGAAGCTGCCAATGTCTTCATAAT GGACCCAAAAGCCACTATTCAATTTGGTCAAACTTGGAAGGGTCACTCAGCTCCTTTTGTTGCTGAGTTCTACTCTAGAGGCGAACATATCAATTCAGACATGTTCAAG TAG
- the LOC120067120 gene encoding uncharacterized protein LOC120067120 isoform X1 — translation MDAQTIREKIVLCETIIDGSSIMEIGGEGITMKPIAFAMSLSFTAVVSQEAANVFIMDPKATIQFGQTWKGHSAPFVAEFYSRGEHINSDMFKFTIRQPNLIVPSGRYSPVGLSSVYYGNVFVWNINVVSHVNGVAFEKKMTF, via the exons ATGGATGCTCAAACGATTAGAGAAAAGATCGTTCTATGTGAAACCATAATTGATGGTTCTTCAATTATGGAAATAGGAGGGGAAGGGATTACCATGAAGCCTATTGCATTTGCCATGTCCTTGTCATTTACAGCAGTTGTTTCTCAAGAAGCTGCCAATGTCTTCATAAT GGACCCAAAAGCCACTATTCAATTTGGTCAAACTTGGAAGGGTCACTCAGCTCCTTTTGTTGCTGAGTTCTACTCTAGAGGCGAACATATCAATTCAGACATGTTCAAG TTCACAATCAGACAGCCTAATCTCATTGTGCCCAGTGGCAGATACTCACCGGTTGGTTTGTCGTCAGTCTATTATGGTAACGTTTTTGTCTGGAATATCAATGTCGTGTCCCATGTCAATGGAGTTGcctttgaaaagaaaatgacaTTTTAG